A single genomic interval of Spirosoma linguale DSM 74 harbors:
- a CDS encoding protein of unknown function UPF0187 (PFAM: protein of unknown function UPF0187~KEGG: mca:MCA3057 hypothetical protein), translated as MIIYNAKDWLGALRHFHTSYVIRILLRRVLLVGAYGALVTFIDQHRVNIDLPIDGTFFSLLGILLSLLLVFRTNTAYDRFWEGRRQWGMLVNYSRNFAVMMDAILLDSDRENRQFFARALSNFAVALKGHLRTGVNITELEETGGNDRKALAQSKHVPSRIAALLMRRLQKLKQQRVLTDGDLITIRTYHQAFLDITGSCERIKNTPIPFSYSFFIKLFITLYLLLMPLVLVETYAYFTVLATILAAYALLGVEMIGDEIEEPFGLDCNDLPLNQISQTIRRNMHEILMSELPVAQQTQLEGEYQKVN; from the coding sequence GTGATTATTTACAACGCTAAAGACTGGCTTGGTGCGCTTCGACATTTTCATACCAGCTATGTTATCCGGATCCTTCTGCGCCGGGTTCTTCTGGTAGGCGCTTACGGAGCACTCGTTACTTTTATTGACCAGCACCGGGTCAACATCGATTTACCAATCGACGGCACCTTCTTCTCACTGCTGGGTATTCTACTAAGTTTACTACTGGTATTTAGAACCAACACGGCGTATGACCGATTCTGGGAGGGTCGTCGGCAATGGGGCATGTTGGTTAATTACAGTCGTAATTTTGCCGTGATGATGGATGCAATTTTGCTAGATTCGGATCGAGAGAACCGCCAGTTCTTCGCCCGGGCGTTATCTAACTTCGCGGTGGCGCTCAAGGGCCATCTGCGAACCGGCGTAAATATAACGGAACTGGAAGAGACCGGCGGAAACGATCGTAAAGCACTGGCCCAGTCTAAACACGTTCCGAGTCGCATTGCCGCCCTGTTGATGCGCCGTTTGCAGAAACTGAAACAACAGCGCGTTCTGACCGACGGCGACTTGATTACCATCCGCACTTACCACCAGGCTTTTCTGGATATCACCGGCTCCTGCGAACGAATAAAAAACACACCCATCCCCTTCTCCTACAGTTTTTTCATCAAGCTGTTTATTACCTTATATCTGCTGCTAATGCCCCTCGTGCTGGTCGAAACGTATGCTTATTTCACGGTTCTGGCAACTATACTTGCCGCCTATGCCCTGCTCGGTGTGGAAATGATCGGCGATGAAATAGAAGAACCCTTCGGGCTTGACTGCAATGATTTACCTCTCAATCAAATTTCTCAGACAATCCGCCGGAATATGCACGAAATACTAATGAGCGAACTCCCGGTGGCGCAACAAACCCAGCTGGAAGGGGAGTATCAGAAGGTTAATTAG
- a CDS encoding hypothetical protein (KEGG: PRNP; prion protein (p27-30) (Creutzfeldt- Jakob   disease, Gerstmann-Strausler-Scheinker syndrome, fatal familial insomnia) ; K05634 prion protein) produces the protein MKKLLISAATFVVLLSTSALAQRYGYPSPNPNYPSQPGYNQQPDYNQNRNYPGYGQPNYNYDYDDYRFDRHLEWWDRELNLTRRQEREIRRIRERFTQQTQTIDVRDPRQRDFFRQARQREFIDMMAVLGPEQRDRVIERMRPYERMADRGRGYGNGGYGNNRGSGNRPFNY, from the coding sequence ATGAAAAAATTACTGATCTCTGCTGCCACATTCGTTGTCTTACTCTCCACGAGTGCTTTGGCTCAGCGGTACGGCTACCCATCGCCCAACCCTAACTACCCATCACAGCCGGGCTATAACCAGCAGCCAGACTATAACCAGAACCGGAATTATCCGGGCTATGGTCAGCCAAATTATAACTACGACTATGACGATTACCGGTTTGATCGGCACCTGGAGTGGTGGGACCGGGAGCTGAATCTGACTCGTCGGCAGGAGCGCGAAATTCGCAGAATCCGCGAGCGGTTCACGCAGCAAACGCAAACCATCGATGTCCGCGACCCACGCCAGCGGGACTTCTTCCGGCAGGCCAGACAGCGCGAATTCATTGACATGATGGCCGTTCTGGGACCGGAGCAGCGTGACCGGGTGATTGAGCGGATGCGGCCTTACGAGCGGATGGCCGACCGCGGGCGTGGGTATGGCAACGGGGGCTATGGAAATAACCGGGGATCAGGAAACAGACCATTCAACTATTAA
- a CDS encoding Oligopeptidase A (PFAM: peptidase M3A and M3B thimet/oligopeptidase F~KEGG: bba:Bd3171 peptidyl-dipeptidase) — protein sequence MLVPQIKKTGVLLAITATTVLAQPSPQQPKMTQNPFLTSYTTPHQTAPFDKIKNADYLPALKDGLAQGRKDVDAIVTNTAAPTFENTIVALERAGDLLGKVTSVLFNLNSAETSPELQKIVKEASPLLSEYGNDITLNAKLFARIKTVYEQRAKLKLDPESAMLLEKTYKRFSRNGANLDDKGKERLRVIDKELSQLSLQFGENVLNETNEYLMVVADEKDLAGLPDFARDAAKATAKQKGKEGWVFTLQAPSYGPFMQYADNRELRKKLYLAYNGRSFHGDKNDNSAIINKIVNLRFERANLLNYKTHADFVLEESMAGSRDKVQSFLEELVSYARPAAERQLVELTTYAKAHGFQDDKLQAWDSGYYSEKLKKEKYDLDDEMLKPYFKLENVLNGVFTIANKLYGVTFKERTDIPVYNPEVKTFDVFDKDGKFLAVFYGDYFPRAGKRSGAWMNDIQGQKIENGTNIRPHIINVCNFTRPTDTKPSLLTFYEVTTLFHEFGHGLHGMLANGKYESLSGTSVPRDFVELPSQVMENWCYDPEALKLFAKHYQTGEVIPNELIEKIRASQNFMAGMANLRQLRLGLVDMYYHGQKPTGETISQVEGRVDSVANLFPHVDGVAISPAFSHIFAGGYSAGYYSYKWSEVLDADAFEFFKEKGGLENKAAADSFRRNVLEKGGSEKPMELYKKFRGREPSPKAMLRRSGLIL from the coding sequence ATGTTAGTCCCTCAAATCAAGAAGACCGGCGTTTTACTGGCGATCACTGCTACCACAGTGTTGGCCCAGCCTTCGCCCCAACAACCCAAGATGACCCAAAATCCATTTCTCACGTCGTACACGACACCGCACCAGACGGCGCCGTTCGACAAGATCAAGAATGCCGATTATCTCCCCGCGCTTAAAGACGGTCTGGCACAAGGCCGCAAAGACGTGGATGCAATCGTTACTAATACCGCTGCGCCAACCTTTGAGAACACCATCGTTGCCCTCGAACGTGCGGGCGACCTGCTTGGTAAAGTAACGTCGGTGCTGTTTAATTTGAACAGTGCAGAAACATCTCCTGAGCTTCAGAAAATTGTAAAGGAAGCGTCGCCCCTGTTGAGTGAGTATGGGAATGATATTACCCTGAATGCAAAACTGTTTGCCCGAATCAAAACCGTGTACGAGCAGCGTGCCAAGCTGAAACTTGATCCGGAAAGTGCTATGTTGCTCGAAAAAACGTACAAACGCTTTTCGCGTAACGGGGCCAATCTGGACGATAAAGGCAAAGAGCGCCTGCGGGTTATCGACAAAGAGTTGTCGCAGTTGTCGCTGCAATTTGGGGAGAATGTCCTGAACGAAACCAACGAATACCTGATGGTGGTGGCGGACGAGAAAGACCTCGCCGGGTTGCCCGACTTCGCGCGCGATGCGGCTAAAGCAACGGCCAAACAGAAAGGAAAAGAAGGCTGGGTGTTTACCCTGCAGGCCCCGAGCTATGGCCCTTTCATGCAGTATGCCGACAATCGGGAGTTGCGTAAGAAACTTTATCTGGCTTATAACGGACGGAGTTTTCACGGCGATAAGAACGACAATTCGGCCATCATCAACAAGATTGTAAACCTACGCTTCGAGCGCGCTAATCTGTTGAATTACAAAACCCACGCTGACTTTGTGCTGGAAGAAAGTATGGCTGGTTCGAGAGATAAAGTCCAGAGTTTCCTGGAAGAGCTGGTATCGTATGCACGTCCGGCAGCCGAGCGTCAGCTTGTAGAACTAACGACCTATGCCAAAGCCCACGGTTTCCAGGATGATAAATTACAGGCATGGGATAGTGGTTATTATTCGGAAAAGCTGAAGAAAGAGAAGTACGATCTTGACGATGAAATGCTGAAACCGTACTTCAAACTGGAGAATGTCCTGAACGGGGTCTTCACCATAGCAAACAAGTTATATGGTGTCACGTTCAAGGAGCGTACCGATATTCCGGTGTACAACCCGGAGGTAAAAACCTTCGACGTTTTTGATAAAGACGGCAAATTTCTGGCAGTTTTTTACGGTGATTACTTCCCACGGGCGGGCAAGCGGAGCGGGGCCTGGATGAACGACATTCAGGGGCAGAAAATCGAGAACGGGACCAACATCCGGCCGCATATCATTAACGTCTGTAACTTCACCCGCCCCACGGATACCAAGCCTTCGCTGCTGACATTCTATGAGGTGACAACCCTCTTCCACGAATTCGGGCATGGCCTGCATGGTATGCTGGCGAATGGTAAATACGAAAGTCTGAGCGGCACCAGCGTTCCCCGCGATTTCGTTGAGTTACCCTCGCAGGTAATGGAAAACTGGTGTTACGACCCCGAAGCACTCAAGCTTTTTGCGAAGCACTACCAAACGGGCGAAGTGATTCCGAATGAACTGATTGAAAAGATCCGCGCCAGCCAGAACTTCATGGCAGGTATGGCTAATCTGCGTCAGTTGCGTTTGGGCCTGGTCGATATGTACTATCACGGCCAGAAACCAACCGGCGAAACGATCTCGCAGGTTGAAGGTCGGGTAGATTCTGTTGCGAACCTGTTCCCGCACGTGGATGGGGTGGCGATCAGCCCGGCTTTCTCGCACATTTTTGCGGGTGGCTACTCGGCCGGCTATTACAGCTACAAATGGAGTGAAGTGCTGGATGCCGATGCTTTTGAGTTCTTTAAAGAAAAAGGTGGCCTCGAAAACAAAGCAGCTGCCGACAGTTTCCGCAGGAATGTACTGGAAAAAGGCGGTAGTGAAAAACCTATGGAACTCTACAAAAAATTCCGGGGCCGCGAACCATCGCCCAAAGCCATGCTCCGTCGCAGTGGATTGATATTGTAA
- a CDS encoding transcriptional regulator, AraC family (PFAM: helix-turn-helix- domain containing protein AraC type~SMART: Helix-turn-helix, AraC domain~KEGG: scl:sce6224 AraC family transcriptional regulator) codes for MRKETSSPYIINSISELHRLLGLPKPGHPCVSVINLADVTCHFDETLKSVVYNFYSICIKKDFTGKLRYGQNYYDFDEGVMTFFSPGQVISTVTPDGMALTGCWLVIHPDFIQNYPLAKSIKEHGFFSYAVNEALFLSDKEEATINSIMQTIEQEYRSVIDNYSQDVIVSHIDVLLNYANRYYNRQFITRKNASHDLLTNLEVLLSDYFDNEQVREQGLPTVQYLSEKLHISPTYLSDMLRKLTGQSAQQHIHNKLIDKAKEILSTTSLSVSEIAYQLGFEYPQSFNKLFKSKTHVSPLEFRQSFN; via the coding sequence ATGAGAAAAGAGACGAGTTCCCCATACATCATCAATTCAATTTCTGAATTGCATCGCCTGTTGGGTTTGCCCAAACCCGGGCACCCATGTGTGAGCGTCATTAATCTGGCCGACGTTACGTGCCATTTCGATGAGACACTGAAAAGTGTGGTCTACAACTTCTACTCGATCTGCATCAAAAAGGATTTTACGGGGAAGTTAAGATACGGGCAGAATTACTACGATTTCGACGAAGGGGTAATGACCTTTTTCTCTCCCGGCCAGGTAATCTCCACGGTTACTCCGGACGGCATGGCGCTTACGGGCTGCTGGTTGGTGATTCACCCCGACTTTATTCAGAACTATCCGTTAGCCAAAAGCATCAAAGAACACGGCTTTTTCTCGTATGCGGTCAATGAGGCCCTTTTCCTGTCCGATAAGGAAGAAGCGACGATCAACTCAATCATGCAGACGATTGAGCAGGAGTATCGGTCTGTTATTGATAACTATAGTCAGGATGTGATCGTGTCGCATATTGACGTCCTGCTCAATTATGCCAACCGGTATTACAACCGGCAGTTCATTACCCGTAAAAACGCCAGTCACGACCTGCTGACGAATTTGGAGGTCCTGCTGTCTGATTATTTCGACAATGAACAAGTTCGGGAACAGGGCCTGCCAACGGTGCAGTACTTATCGGAGAAACTTCATATTTCGCCCACGTATCTGAGCGATATGCTACGAAAGCTTACGGGCCAAAGCGCCCAACAGCATATTCACAACAAGTTGATTGACAAAGCAAAAGAGATTTTATCAACCACCTCTTTGTCCGTCAGCGAAATTGCGTATCAGCTTGGTTTTGAGTACCCGCAATCGTTCAACAAACTGTTTAAGAGCAAGACACACGTGTCGCCCCTGGAGTTTAGGCAATCGTTCAATTAG
- a CDS encoding aldo/keto reductase (PFAM: aldo/keto reductase~KEGG: afw:Anae109_2886 aldo/keto reductase), translating to MERIQTVNLGSQGLVVPNIGLGCMGMTQIAGADIYGKANESEAIATIHRSLELGGNFLDTADLYGPLANERLIAKAIRGNRNSYIIATKFGFEIDDNEQLTWQFNGQPAYVRKAVERSLKNLGTDFIDLYYLHRLDPNTPIDETVGAMADLVKEGKVGYIGLSEVSSATIRKAHQVHPLTAVQTEYSLFERTAEEAGITDTLHELGIGFIAYSPLGRGFLSGDTTFKSPDDFPADDFRRSIPRFQGDNFYRNLELVKTIKQLADEKAVTPSQLALAWVIAKGFVPIPGTKRVSYLEQNMAAASVSLTANELERLESIVPLGISTGDRYDAAGMQWIDQ from the coding sequence ATGGAAAGGATTCAAACCGTTAATTTAGGAAGTCAGGGCCTTGTGGTGCCCAACATAGGTCTGGGCTGCATGGGCATGACCCAGATTGCAGGAGCCGATATTTACGGAAAAGCGAACGAGTCGGAAGCTATTGCCACCATTCATCGGTCGCTGGAGCTAGGCGGCAACTTCCTCGACACCGCCGATCTGTACGGCCCGCTGGCCAACGAACGGCTAATCGCTAAAGCCATCCGGGGCAACCGGAACAGCTACATCATTGCGACCAAATTCGGCTTTGAAATTGACGACAATGAACAACTTACCTGGCAGTTCAACGGGCAGCCCGCCTATGTCAGAAAAGCCGTTGAACGTTCCCTGAAAAATCTGGGCACCGATTTCATCGATCTGTATTATTTACACCGCCTGGACCCCAATACGCCCATTGACGAAACGGTAGGCGCTATGGCCGATCTGGTGAAAGAAGGGAAAGTCGGGTATATTGGTTTGTCGGAAGTGTCGTCGGCAACCATTCGAAAAGCCCATCAGGTTCACCCGCTAACCGCCGTACAGACGGAGTACTCTCTGTTTGAGCGAACAGCAGAGGAAGCGGGCATTACCGATACATTACATGAGCTTGGTATAGGCTTCATCGCGTATTCGCCCCTGGGGCGCGGATTTTTGTCGGGAGATACGACCTTTAAAAGCCCGGACGACTTTCCGGCCGATGACTTCCGGCGAAGCATTCCCCGGTTTCAGGGCGATAACTTTTACCGGAACCTCGAACTGGTAAAAACAATCAAACAGCTGGCCGACGAAAAAGCTGTGACGCCTTCCCAACTGGCGCTCGCGTGGGTGATAGCCAAAGGGTTTGTTCCCATTCCCGGCACCAAGCGGGTTTCGTACCTGGAGCAGAATATGGCAGCGGCCAGCGTTTCGTTAACAGCCAATGAGTTGGAACGTCTGGAGTCTATTGTTCCGTTAGGTATATCGACGGGCGACCGATATGATGCGGCAGGTATGCAGTGGATCGATCAATAG
- a CDS encoding conserved hypothetical protein (KEGG: met:M446_5810 hypothetical protein), whose amino-acid sequence MPTAERERIYERADNKGWKKWGPYLSERAWGTVREDYSPYGDAWNFVSHDMARSRAYRWGEEGIGGISDNKGHICFALAFWNHKDNIIKERLFGLAGPEGNHGEDVKELYYYLDSTPTHSYMKMLYKYPQQEFPYNRLVIESSRRNRQEPEFELTDTGIFDKDEYFDIFIEYAKADQNDWLVTITAHNRSATEAPLTLLPTIWFRNTWSWGYEQYNSRPMLNGIANNQIEVNHKQLGKYKLYCEDADALLFCDNDTNSERLYGRPNVSKYTKDGINNYIVSGGKKSFINPNQIGTKASAQYTRMVPAGGSVSVRLRFSDQTTMTGPFDDFDDIWKNRLDEADAFYADLQKNVQDTELLAIQRQAYAGMLWSKQFYYYNVNEWLKGDPKMPVPFQGRVYARNETWRHMYTANILSMPDKWEYPWFAAWDLAFHTLTLARLDPHFAKRQLAVILREYYMHPNGQIPAYEWNFSDVNPPVHAWATWKVYEIDKEQNGVGDVNFLERVFHKLLLNFTWWVNRKDVSGNNIFGGGFLGLDNIGVFDRSQPLPMGGRIEQADGTGWMAMYTLNMLRIACEISLTRPSYQDMASKFFEHFLHIASAMNNLGKQNISLWDEVDQFYYDVLHMPDHNARLLKIRSMVGLIPLFAVEILDESLLSQLPDFKRRVEWVLTNRPDLASLVSRWHEPGKGETHLLSLLRGHRMKMILKRMFDETEFLSDYGIRALSKYHEKTPYQFELNSEIFQVRYVAAESEMSMFGGNSNWRGPIWFPVNFLLIDSLLKFYQYYGDDFEIEYPTHSGHVMSVKEATLLVIERLLNIFRRDDSGRIAAFGADRKMQNDPHFKDLYLFYEYFNGDNGMGLGASHQTGWTGLVADLIEYLYKYQTQPQELAVGTEK is encoded by the coding sequence ATGCCTACTGCTGAACGCGAACGCATCTACGAACGAGCCGATAACAAGGGCTGGAAAAAATGGGGCCCTTACCTCTCCGAACGAGCCTGGGGCACCGTCCGTGAAGATTACAGTCCGTACGGAGATGCCTGGAACTTTGTCAGTCACGACATGGCCCGCTCCCGCGCTTACCGCTGGGGCGAAGAAGGTATTGGCGGCATTTCGGACAATAAAGGGCACATCTGCTTTGCTCTGGCCTTCTGGAACCATAAAGACAACATCATCAAAGAGCGACTTTTTGGGCTGGCCGGACCCGAGGGCAATCATGGCGAAGACGTAAAGGAACTGTATTATTACCTCGACAGTACCCCAACGCATTCGTACATGAAAATGCTGTACAAGTACCCACAGCAGGAATTTCCGTACAACCGGTTGGTTATCGAATCGTCGCGCCGAAATCGGCAGGAACCCGAGTTTGAACTGACCGACACGGGCATTTTCGACAAAGACGAATATTTCGATATTTTCATTGAGTATGCCAAAGCCGATCAGAACGACTGGCTGGTTACTATTACGGCCCATAATCGCTCGGCTACAGAGGCTCCCCTTACCTTGTTGCCCACCATCTGGTTTCGGAATACCTGGTCGTGGGGCTACGAGCAGTACAACTCCCGGCCCATGCTCAATGGCATTGCCAATAATCAGATTGAGGTCAATCACAAGCAGTTAGGCAAATATAAACTCTACTGCGAAGACGCCGATGCGCTCCTTTTCTGCGATAACGACACAAACTCCGAACGACTCTACGGACGGCCTAACGTATCGAAATACACTAAAGACGGCATAAATAATTACATCGTTTCTGGCGGCAAGAAAAGCTTTATCAACCCAAACCAGATCGGCACCAAAGCCTCCGCGCAGTACACGCGCATGGTACCCGCAGGCGGAAGTGTGAGCGTTCGGCTTCGCTTCAGCGACCAAACGACAATGACCGGACCGTTTGACGATTTCGATGACATCTGGAAGAACCGGCTTGATGAAGCAGACGCCTTTTATGCCGATTTGCAGAAGAATGTTCAGGATACCGAACTGCTCGCCATTCAGCGGCAAGCCTACGCGGGCATGCTCTGGAGCAAGCAGTTTTACTATTACAATGTCAACGAATGGCTGAAAGGCGACCCCAAAATGCCGGTACCGTTTCAGGGTCGGGTGTATGCCCGCAATGAAACGTGGCGGCATATGTATACCGCCAATATCCTGTCGATGCCCGACAAGTGGGAATACCCCTGGTTTGCGGCCTGGGATCTGGCTTTCCATACGCTAACCCTCGCCCGACTTGACCCTCATTTCGCCAAACGGCAACTGGCGGTAATCCTGCGCGAGTATTACATGCATCCAAACGGCCAGATTCCGGCCTACGAATGGAATTTCAGCGATGTAAACCCACCCGTTCATGCCTGGGCTACGTGGAAAGTGTATGAAATTGATAAGGAGCAAAATGGCGTTGGGGATGTAAACTTCCTGGAACGGGTATTCCACAAGCTGTTGCTGAACTTTACGTGGTGGGTAAACCGGAAAGACGTTTCCGGCAATAATATCTTTGGCGGAGGCTTCCTGGGGCTGGATAACATTGGAGTCTTTGACCGAAGCCAGCCGTTGCCAATGGGCGGACGTATTGAACAGGCCGATGGTACGGGCTGGATGGCGATGTATACGCTGAATATGCTCCGGATTGCCTGCGAGATTTCGCTCACGCGCCCCTCCTATCAGGACATGGCCAGCAAGTTTTTCGAGCACTTCCTGCATATCGCATCGGCCATGAACAACCTCGGCAAGCAGAACATCAGCCTGTGGGACGAAGTGGACCAGTTCTATTACGATGTGCTGCACATGCCCGACCATAACGCGCGGCTGCTGAAAATCCGGTCGATGGTGGGCCTTATCCCGCTCTTTGCGGTCGAGATTCTGGACGAATCGCTGCTCTCGCAACTCCCCGACTTCAAACGCCGGGTCGAATGGGTGCTGACCAACCGGCCGGACCTGGCCTCGCTGGTTTCGCGCTGGCACGAGCCGGGCAAGGGCGAAACCCACCTGCTGAGTTTGCTGCGCGGTCACCGGATGAAGATGATCCTGAAACGGATGTTCGACGAAACCGAATTTTTGTCGGATTACGGCATTCGGGCGTTATCGAAATACCACGAAAAAACACCGTATCAGTTTGAGCTGAACAGCGAGATTTTCCAGGTACGGTACGTAGCGGCCGAGTCGGAAATGAGTATGTTCGGGGGTAACTCCAACTGGCGCGGCCCCATCTGGTTCCCCGTAAATTTCTTGCTCATCGACTCCCTGCTGAAGTTTTACCAATATTACGGCGACGATTTCGAGATTGAATACCCTACGCATTCAGGCCACGTCATGAGTGTAAAAGAAGCAACGCTCCTTGTGATCGAGCGACTGCTGAATATCTTCCGGCGCGACGATTCGGGGCGTATTGCGGCCTTTGGTGCGGACCGAAAAATGCAAAACGACCCGCATTTTAAGGATCTGTATCTCTTCTACGAATACTTCAACGGCGACAATGGCATGGGCCTTGGCGCCAGTCACCAGACCGGCTGGACGGGCCTCGTCGCCGACCTGATCGAGTACCTTTACAAGTACCAAACCCAGCCGCAGGAACTGGCCGTGGGCACGGAAAAGTAA
- a CDS encoding Protein of unknown function DUF2132 (PFAM: Protein of unknown function DUF2132~KEGG: aha:AHA_3462 hypothetical protein) yields the protein MNAQPNNPLHGKTLEAILTELVAHYGWERLGRKIRINCFVSNPSIKSSLTFLRKTDWARKQVEELYLEMTER from the coding sequence ATGAATGCGCAACCTAATAATCCGCTGCACGGCAAAACACTCGAAGCTATCCTGACCGAATTAGTTGCTCACTACGGTTGGGAGCGGCTGGGTAGGAAAATCAGAATCAACTGTTTTGTGAGCAATCCAAGCATAAAATCAAGCCTTACGTTTCTGCGTAAGACCGACTGGGCACGGAAACAGGTAGAAGAACTCTATCTGGAAATGACTGAACGTTAA
- a CDS encoding Redoxin domain protein (PFAM: Redoxin domain protein; alkyl hydroperoxide reductase/ Thiol specific antioxidant/ Mal allergen~KEGG: hypothetical protein): protein MIYYRFLILLLFLSISRSFAQSIYQGPDPETLATTEAEKAFLTAFTTTFKTDFDVSGQYAKLADTGLDAWEMQLFDARKAQLAFYKAYPQESQFSAPFKQYIDACIRWNYWHLLLAYPILRGNAQTSQLNVPSLPAIMVDELSGLNMNDEAALPAESYQHFLYFYITYVNSKARNFVKYTQADIHTSLTDKAAVARNQLTGRPYQYALARLLVENCEKVTPASVRTVFDLLGNTPNASRYVTIVKARCGAVMDRKDEPVSATKKKPSDPNAFSFTNLSGKVVTLEEFAGKVIYLDVWASWCGPCRAEFPFSKQLQERLTKKQKEQVVFLYLSIDDSEEAWKKALNTLQLTGEQGLSKGGWHSRTVQYFGISSIPRYLLIDRKGKVADENAKRPSQTDAILQDILKLISE, encoded by the coding sequence ATGATTTACTACCGCTTCCTCATCCTGCTGCTGTTTCTGAGCATTAGCCGGAGTTTTGCCCAGTCAATTTATCAAGGGCCTGACCCCGAAACGCTTGCAACGACGGAAGCAGAAAAAGCATTTCTGACCGCATTTACAACAACGTTCAAGACCGATTTCGACGTGTCCGGCCAGTATGCCAAACTAGCCGATACCGGCCTGGACGCCTGGGAAATGCAACTTTTCGACGCCCGTAAAGCCCAGTTAGCTTTTTACAAAGCCTATCCGCAGGAAAGTCAGTTTTCAGCACCTTTTAAACAGTACATCGACGCCTGTATCCGGTGGAATTACTGGCATTTATTGCTGGCTTACCCCATTCTGCGCGGCAATGCCCAAACGAGCCAGCTTAACGTACCGTCGCTGCCCGCCATTATGGTCGATGAACTGTCAGGTCTGAACATGAATGATGAAGCGGCCCTCCCTGCTGAATCGTATCAACATTTCCTGTACTTCTACATTACCTACGTCAACTCCAAAGCCCGCAATTTTGTAAAATACACGCAGGCCGATATACACACTAGTTTAACCGACAAAGCGGCTGTGGCGCGTAATCAATTGACGGGGCGACCTTATCAGTATGCACTGGCGCGACTGCTGGTCGAAAACTGCGAGAAGGTAACCCCCGCTTCCGTTCGAACTGTATTCGACTTATTGGGCAATACACCCAATGCAAGCAGGTATGTAACGATTGTAAAAGCCCGATGCGGAGCGGTCATGGACAGGAAAGACGAACCCGTTTCCGCCACCAAAAAGAAACCCTCCGACCCGAATGCATTTTCCTTTACCAACCTGAGTGGCAAAGTCGTTACGCTGGAAGAGTTTGCCGGGAAAGTAATCTACCTGGATGTGTGGGCAAGTTGGTGTGGCCCCTGCCGGGCCGAATTCCCGTTCTCCAAACAACTCCAGGAACGCCTGACGAAAAAGCAGAAAGAACAGGTCGTCTTTTTGTACCTCTCCATCGACGACTCCGAAGAAGCCTGGAAAAAAGCACTCAACACGCTGCAACTAACCGGCGAACAAGGCTTGTCGAAAGGGGGCTGGCATTCCCGAACCGTTCAGTATTTCGGCATCAGCAGCATCCCGCGTTATCTGCTGATCGATAGAAAAGGCAAGGTTGCCGACGAAAATGCCAAACGTCCGAGCCAGACCGATGCCATCCTACAGGATATTCTCAAGTTGATATCCGAGTAG